Below is a genomic region from Fundulus heteroclitus isolate FHET01 chromosome 5, MU-UCD_Fhet_4.1, whole genome shotgun sequence.
CCGCTCGCTAACGCCTGGATGGCTCCGCGTAACTCCTCTCGTTTCCTTCAGATGAAGAAACGAGGTCTGGCCGCCACAGACGCGACCTACACCGCGCTGTTCAACGCCTGCGCAGAGTCGCCGTCGAGGGAGGCCGGGCTCCAGCACGCCCTGAAGCTGGAGCAAGAGCTGCGCCGTAAAAACTACGCCCTGAGCACCATCACGTACCACGCTCTGCTCAAGGCCCACGCCTTCACCAACCACCTGCAGGCCTGCATCCACACGCTGCGGGTACGCCCGCCGCCGTCCCATCAGGAGGTTTTAGGCACCGAGTCGAGCCTAATCGAGAGTTTGCTTCTGTTCGTAGGAGATGCTGCAGAACGGCCACGCCGTAACTCAGGAGACGTTTCATTACCTGCTGATGGGCTGTCTGAAGGACAAAGAAACGGGATTCAGACTGGCTTTGCAGGTGATCGCATGATTTAACAGTTCTTTtcttgtctctcttgttgtgtctctgctctgtcttctctaacccccagtcggtcgaggcagattactgttcacactgagtctggttctgctggaggtttttccttcccgctaaagaggagttttcctctccactgtcgcttcatgcttgctcagtatgagggattgctgcaaaagcatggacaatgcagacgactctccctgtagctctactctctttcaggaggagtgaatgctgcttgtcaagacttgatgcaatctgctttgaccaatctgtataatctgattgaatttagctttggaaagtgccttgagatgacatgtatcatgaattggcgctatataaataaaattgaattgaattggaaaGCAGAGTGATGAGCGTATCTTTGAAATGCTGCACAATCAACTCCCGGGCAAACAAACcataatgaaagaaaatatgttttgctTCTGTTAATCTGAAATTGAACTTGTCTTTCTGTTGTCTTCATCGCGGGGCTTTAAGTGTTTCTGTGAACTTGCAGGTGTGGCGTCAGATGCTGCGGTCGGGGATTGTCCCTGATTCGAAGAACTATAACCTGCTGCTGAGGACGGCCAGGGATTGTGGGATCGGTGATCCGGCCTTAGCATCGAGTGTTTTGCTGCAGCCTGACTGCAGGAATTGGAAGGAGACGGAAGATGCGGCAGAAGCCAGATGCAGGGGTGGGATAGACGTGGACCTTCTGGAGAGGCAGCTGTTTCTTCCCCAAGATGTCCTCAGCAGCAGTCAGACGGACGGCAAACACAACGGAGAGGAGGAATCCAGCCACCTCGTGCCGGTCAGACGAACAGAAAACATCTCTTTGCCCTCTGATGTGGCGGCTGTCTCTACAGCTCCTAATTTGCTGGACCTTTTTGAAGGCAAAGGAGGGGCCGTGCTCGCTCTCAGCGCCGTAGACACAGCGTCTGACAGGGTGGCCCTCATCGGCGGGGCCCAAGGCTTTCTAGACAAGATGGAAGCGAACGGACTGAGTCCAGACCTGAAAACCCTGACACTGCTGGCTGACACGATGGAGCCGGGCCAGCAGGCGCTGCAGGCGCTGTTAAAGGCCGCCAAGCGGCATCAGGTGAAGCTCGATGTGGCGTTTTTTAACTCTGCCATCCGCAGAGCCGTCCGAGCAGGCGCCCTCGAGGATGCAAAGGTAACCGGCCACACAAAAACCATCAGAACCGCACTCAGAACAAGCTGCTCTGGACTGCACTGGTATCCCCCCCTGTACGTGTTATATTGGTCTTAAATGATCTGCTTTGTGCCTTTAAAAAAGCCAGGATCTGTACTAGAAGGTGGAATTGGACACTCCGTCTAACCTAAGATATCTAGAGTAACTTTAGGTTCTCAGAGCCTTGACAATGATTTACATTTCGCTGAGGCACAATATGGTTAAAGTGTTCTGGAAACTTTTTCTGCTCTGGACCAGAAAAAATGTGTAGGAAGACCAGGGAGCACAGCTTATGTTAAACTCCAAGATTTTTTCTTACTCTGTCTGCCAAAATTCACCCATATAACACGTTTTATTGGACAATATTTTTCAGCACATCAAATACTGAAGAAATCTGAAGTTTATATGTGTTCATTTAAAGGCTTTCGGTgttaagttttaaaaacagaaatgatacACAACTTTAAATTTActagttttcttttaacaaaactgtcaaagcaaaaaaatacaGGCTAAAACatatgccttttctttttgccacCAAAGAAAGTGACTCTGATTGAATAGTTGATTGTCTTTTTGGAAGAATTAATGgtttgtgacatttttttggtttgctggCTTGGGCCCAGCttttaaagacattaaaaaggaagacattCAAAGGAAACTCTAGAATTGTCAAATgatccctcagcatgatgcctCCACTGCCATCCTTGACAGTTGATCTTGTATTCTCAGGTTCTGAAAGCCTcaccctttttattttatttttttttatatatatatatatatatatatgtgtgtgttttccctCTTCCCAGGGTGTTCTGCGTGTGATGCGGCAGCGCAACGTCAGCTTGAATCTACAGACGTATGGGTGTCTCGCATTAGGCTGTGATCGGCAGGAGGAAGGTCTGCAGCTACTGAGAGACATACAGGTGACGCATCACAAATTGGATTTTTCGTTTAAAAATCTGACAAATACTTTGCATCCTGCACATCTAGAAAACCCGTTCGGATCACCTGCCGGGTAATGAAACCGGTTCGGTTGCTTATCTCTAAACATGGTCTCCTTGCCTGTTCCTGCAGGATGCAGGACTCCGACCCAATGTCCACGTGTTCTCCGCTCTGATTGGTCGGGCAGCTCGGAGATTGGATTACATCTACCTGAAGGCGCTCCTGAAGAGCATGAGAAACCTGAGCGTGTGGCCTAACGAGGTCATAATCCGGCAGCTAGAGTTTGCTGCGCAGTATCCTCCCAACTACAACCAGGTCAGAGCGCACACAGAAAAAATTCATtctgaatagttttatttatttttttcatcttccggtatcatttttcatctcatgtCCAAATGTCGCTTGTTTCAGATAATTCCCCTCTTtgaccccctttttttctttttcttctctcaaTCCCAGTACAAATCCAGAAACAACTACCTGGTGCAAATAGATGGTTTTCGTGGTTACTACCAGGAGTGGCTGAgagatttacctgctcagagcGCCGAGGAGGAGCAGTCTGCGCTGCAGTCTGCCACCGACGTCGCAGTGCAGCGAAAAGAAGCTGCAGATGGACTGACTGAGGCTCAGAGGAACCAGAGAGCAGCTGTCAGAAGATATTCTCGCCACAGAGACAAGGCGAGCAACATCGGGTCTACTCAGGAACCGCTATAAGGAGAACGTCTCTCTGCCAGGCTCCCCGCTTTattaatatgtttaatatggaTGGACTCAGGATAAACAGTGGCTGAAGTCAGGAAATGTGGTTCTGTATGTAGAAATGTTGATGCAATTATAGTTATAAAACATTCAACCCTACAGTTTTCTGTCTTGTGGtctgttgtgtgtttgtgatcCTTTTACTTGTTGGGATTTCCCAGTTAAGAGCGAGCTTCAGCCATCTATCTATGAATACCGCCTTATTTCTCTTATTCACCCAGTTTGTGGAATCCACTAGTACCGCTGCTTGTGAGTCAAACCCTCAGCACAAGACAGTTGGTCTATTGCAGAAGAAGTATGACAATAGTTAAATcgagaatgaggatctaatctccaccaaatctctaatattaggtgtatttatatagatttttaaaaacatatataattcttaatgtatttaacagtacaaaaggcTGTTCAAAAAGAGGAATCTAAACGGGTCCTTGGAAAAATGTTACTGCTGCTAAGGGGTCGCTGGCCATGAAAAGTTTAAAACCATCGGGTCTATTGCAATTGGGGTTGAAATGGGTTTTATGACTTAAATAAAGCCGTCAAACCCAAGTTCAAATGCCTCTCAGCagcttttcatgttttcttcctgttattTTAGTAAATCACGACTGATTAGATGACAATTCAAAGTGAAGATTGCTGAAGGAATTGTAACTACAACAGCATTAACCGCTGATGACATTAAGCAATGCTGGGTAGCTTATTTCTCCCCAGGTTCATGCATTTGATCTTATCATAAAATATCTGTTTAAGTTCATATTCTTACACCCTAATAATCTTCTACCCCACCTCTTGCTGGAGATAGCCAACTGCAAATCAACAatgatttggtccaccagcacagaaGGTTAATACAGgtagagacttttttttttacttggacaAGTTAAAACCATCTTACAATTAAAATTGTTAAGCTCAATACAAGGTATTTGTCTTAaaaaccacactttttacattatcTTTAGTCTTATAGTAGATAGAATTGCATCTATCCAATAATATCTACTGCAGACCTTGGTTCACCACAATCCGCTTTTAGGTCATTTATTAGAACTGGCTagatgcagtgtttttttttttttttaagaaaggcCAACTCAAATCTTGTTATTGCTAAAagtagactttttatttatttatcgaAGCCAAAAGAGTTTGCAAACTGAatgatgtttaaatgtgcaaaatcctttttAGGTTTTGGCAATATGAAGAATTACACGTCCCTTTGCTACAGAATATCCaacttttttaatcaaaattttGCATACATATATTTTGAGGAAGAcataaaaatatcacaatattctttaggtattttttgttttgttttgttattgtttggCCCTCGAGTATTTTTGCCTCCGTGACTAAAACTTTACACACCCCTGCTTCAAGCTAGGGCTGAATTTCTGCTGTAAAAAGTGTTACCAATTGTCGCAATTAACCAATTAACCCAAGCTTCTCTCAGTTCTCTCATATTTACACTTCAGGGGAGACAGAAAGACtttaaaggcctttttttttctttttcttttttttttacaaaccattTTATAAACAGATGGGCCAATGAAGATAGTTGAACATTAACGTGTGCTTGTAGCCTCAGAGTCGTAGAAAAATGGGCAATAACTAAGTTGTCGCTTTATGACTGCCTCAGTTAATTAGCATGATAGTAGAGAAGAGGAAAGAGGTGTGTCATGAGCGCCAtaaaagctgcagagctgaaggaATGGAGGTCACCAAATGGTTGGATCAGAGGCAAGCACCACACATAGCAGGAATCACATACGCCATAAAGAAAACAGTGGTAGCAGCAGCATACAATCTGTCATATGACTGTCATCAGTTTCAAGGCTCTTCTTTGTTCTTTGTGCTTTTACTGCTGTTGcaaataatgaaaatgttaataaaGATGAATGGGAACTCAGACGGGTtgttatttccagtgcaaaatGTTCAGATTCACGAATGACCTGAACACTGGGTgacaatgaaaaaatatatttaactaTGACTGCACTGAAGTGTAGATGTAATCTCTCTTCAGGATCTGAATCCGGTCTAACGTAGAGTTATATGTTTAGATTAATCTGCATATTTCTTTACACTTGAATTTTCTTAGCTGGAATCCTATTTTGCCCCTCAGCTTGTTCCTTCGGGGTAAATATTACTCTGAATGTTGTGGATTAAACTAAACTGGATAATAATTAACTTGGACTGAGGCGCGAAGAAGCTGAAAACGTGGAATGAAAGCCTCTGCATGTTACAGCACCTTTTTGCCATAATGTCCCTCAAACAGAGCCCATATAACCGATAAGGTGTGCGTTTCCAGactgattccttttttttttcttaaaaaaaggaggcttgtttgctttaaaagtgaaaagcggaaactttttttcctttcacttcatgTGACTTGACTCAGGACCGGTCCATTCAGCTTTCTCAGAAGGCGTGTTCTGCCTGTCAcactgttgatgtttttttttttttttttttctttttttttttgctaaagtgTGATTTACCTCGAAGCAGAAGTGAAAGAGGAACAGAAATCCTGGGACGAAGGTTGGGTTAGGAAGCCTCATGACTGCAGCCCACAGGGAACTTTGTAATGTGccacactgaagtttgtgtcTGATTCAAAACCTCTGATCTTCAGTGAAGGGCTGTCTCCCAGTTCTGTGAAACGCTTTAAGTCTGCTGATGTTGAATGGCACATTTTGGCATTTAGGCCACCTTAATTGTAGACTTCCTTGAAAATTGCAACACTGAAATGTATCAAACCTAGAAAGAATACAACTGTTGTTCTGTTTATgacttctgttttttaaaaaaatcaacaagtccaacTTCACTATGTCTGAGAACTGTGTTGTTCCATCTAAGGTCTTAAATGCAAACAGGCACTTAactagaatatatatatatatatatatatatatatatatatatatatatatatatatatatatatatatatatatatatatatatatatgttgctgATACAGTCCTGATCAAAATCTGATTAAAGGAGCAGGCAATTCATGCTACTGGATTGTAAGGTTATAAATTGAACTTCAAACGGcaataataagaaaaagaagcaaGACAAAATTAATAGAGTAGCCTCTAGCAATATTTTCTCCAGTCTTAAGATTTTCTTAAGAGTATAAATGTGCAACTAAAGCTCTGTATTAGAGCTTGGAAATTAGGACTAGATCAATCCATGCATccattttctgcctgatcttTACAGGGTACCAGGTAGCAGATGTCCACGGTATAACTTGTACGGTTTGTCATTATATCACAGGGCAACAGTGAGACACACCTGACAGACAGCAGTGTGCACAGTGACCACATGCACCATGCATTCACACCTAAAAGCAATTTAGAGCGGTTGAATAACCGAACATGCATAGTGAGGCACATGCACAAAAATGAAGGCATATCCAAATTTATTCATAAAATTAGAGAAATATAGTAGTGTGCAATGTAAATTACCAGACAAAAAGTATTCCTTAACTGCTAAAGTATGAATGCTTGACTCAAGGTGACGCTTCCTACAGTTTTGGCCAGGACGCTGTAATTATGAAATATTGTTTGTTGGTTTCTATTTCAATCACATTATTGTTAGAACCACTCAACATCCCCTGCAAAATGTTTGTGGCAATACTTTGCCAAAAAACTTTAGGCTTTCACGCCAAATAAAGGAAATCAAAGAAGTGAAATTGTCTAATTTGTCTGTCTTTGTGCTGTAGCTCTCTGTATCTCTCCCCCTTTCTATTCATTAAACTTTACAAATGACCTGGACTTGGATTCAAGGCTTTAAAATCAAAGTCTCTAGTAAAATCATTTCTGCATTGTGGGgcaataaaggtattttttaagcttttttttcacaaatataaaacacGCAGGCAATGTGGGACACACGGATGCTCTTCGTATGAAAGGCTGGCCATTTCAGCCGGTATGACGccataatgtctttttttttttccaaggcagaCGCCACAAAATATTTTCCGTGCCACTTTAACGTCAAGCATTGTGGTTGATTTTGCACTAAACTACACCAAGGATTCCACAAACACTACTATTACTCCTCTGTCTGAGCCTAAAGGCCTGGTCTTCTCCATTGACTTCCTGACTCCTCCtcctttaagtattttttttaattatgctaTTAAAAACCTACACTCTCTAATTTGTCTGCATTTGGGTTCTGCCAACCTAACGATGATGACACCTGTGTTCAGGCCCCAGAGAGAACCCAACCTTTAAAAAAGGTTTGCTTGGAAGAAATGACAGCCTATGTTAACCAAAAAATGAAACTCTTTTTAGAGCAATGGTTGAAATGGGATCTCTTTGCTCCAGCCAAGTGGCCTAACAGCCCGACCTTATTAATATGACTTTATAGTGTAAATGCATCCTATTGTATGAATATGTATGTGACAAACTCCCTGTATGTATATAGTTCTGTTCTAAATGTGTGTTGTTCCCCACTTCCCCTTTCCCtggaaaaacaatatatatatatatatatatatatatatatatatatatatatatatatatatatatatatatatatatatatatatataaaggtttGCTTACTACAAgtcattatattatattattatatgataatatattatattattatattatattatattatattattatattatattatattatattatattatattatattatattatattatattatattatattatattatattcagGGGCAGTTCTTGACAGGGACTAAAAGGGGCCAgtgccacaattggctctttggctcacataatatattaaaatattttcttttgtcttttgtgtagaaccgccactgattatattatattatattatattatattatattatattatattatattatattatattatattatatccAAAAGTTTCTCTATCTGTGATATGTAAACTAGAACAAAGGTTACGCAACTCTCCATCTGAGTGGCTGTAAGTCCTTTTTCTGAAGCTGCCACTCGGACGCTAACTTCAAGCAGGTTCTCTgcgtaaagtttttttttttttcttctccacgTCTGTTCCTGTGCGCGCCGCTTGTTTACCAGGCGGCTGCCGATTTGAAGAGGCGAGCCGGACCCTACTCGGAGTTTCCGCTTGCTTCAGCTCCTGCCGTATCCATGTCGCTCCGCGGCCGAAAATAAccgcaggagcagcagcagcagcagcagcagcttgtgACTCTGCCCGGCTGTTGTGGAGTCGCTCCAGCACGAACAGCTGACTCACTGGAGCCGCGCCGGGACATGGCGCGCTCTGACCCCCACGACCGGATCACCTTGTCGGCTTCGCTCGCTGCCGCCTCTCCTCGGAGACAGTCTGCGCCGGGCCCCCCCATGGGCTGAGCCGTCGCCCGGAAGATGATCGGGTCCCCGGACCTGCTGCCCTTCACCGGCAGCGGTGGGTtcgaggaggagggagaggaacCGCAGGCTCAGAACCTGCCGGAGGAGTTCTCCGTGCCTCTTTTACCTCCTTCTAACCCCTGGAGCACCGCGGCACAGTTTCACCGGGACTTCATACTGGTGGCTGAATTCTCAGAACAGGtgggtacttttttttttttttttttacatttaattcacctttttagttaataaatacaaacaaataaataagaacatatagaaatgaataaaaaattacaTGCAACATGAAGCAGTTGTAGGGCGGGTactcctcccacagaccaaaagcGTGACTGTGGGTAAACTGGTCTGTGAAAGCCCGACGGATGAATGGAAACAGGAATGAACGTAGGAAGGAGTAAGTAAATGAGTGATTAATTGAAGAAGTACGCAAATgaacagaggtgggtagagtggCCAAatattgtactcaagtaagagtagcacacTCATGTTTTGACTCAGGTAAAAGTGAAAAGTgatcagccaagaaattactcaagtaagagtaaacagtagtcagtaagaaggctactcaagtactgagtaactaatcatcaACGGCTGaggatttaagatttaaaaacgATGTTATAGGacatacaaaaatacaaagttatgtccaaattctggtattttaaagacaaaagtgaaagaaaaaaataaacaaataatatcagaattgcaaaataacaaattcaggcagaagaaacacttctaaatattttttcaccattaaacttaaaaacaatAGAGCAAGCAATTAATTCagtgttagaacagtgcaaagtactttcaatgacaatatccactgtttactgtacgttcatTCGACCTCCATATGAATcagtgagctcagcagatagaaaataccattaaaataacaaagctggtgtacaagaagtctcactttaacctAAATTCTAGTTTTTTTGTCTCTGGTCCATTTTTAGTTAAAACAagaatgttctttattcatgaagttactcgcagagggtagagtagccagagatttcactcaagtaagagtagcgatacttgagtaataatattactcaacattacagtgcagtaaaactactccttaaagtacattttgttcaaaaagttactcaagtaaatgtaactgagtaaatgtaactagttactacccatcTCTGCAAACGAATGAGTACATAAgatcacataaaaacaaaacaagtgaaTTAATAAGTAATTAAAAACCGAGTAATTATGTAGAATATATAATATTAAGTAAATGAACGAAGTaaacaaataagtaaataaatatgttgatTAATGAATAATGGGGATAATTAGCCCCATTTGTGCCCCGATCTTCCCCTTCCAACAGGGAATGTTGTGTCGTAAAATTAACTTAGAAGCGACAGCGGTGGGAAATGTATCAACTGCGATAGAAGTGTTGGCAGATGAGGTCAGGCGCCGGTCCCTGTGAACAACAGACGTTCAACAAGCAGCATGGTGATCTGTGGAGAGTAGGGGAGATAAGGCGAGATAAGGTTTGGTGTTGAGAGGTGAGGGATGAACATCAATAAAAggaagaatcaagagtctttattgtcattatgtaaccataacgAAGCTTTTGGTGAGGCGCCAGCTCAGAGTTCACATTATAACACAGAGACACGGATAAAAGACATTAACGCACCAAATAACTCTTCCTGAGAGGCTAAAAGGTGTGTAAATAACCACTAGCCACTGGCaaaggtgggtagtaactaatTACATTTACTCACATTTACTTCAGtaacattttgagcaaaatgtacttttaggagtattTTTACTACATTGtacttttcacttttacttgagtaaatattaATACCCAAAtattgctactcttacttgagtacaatttctggctactctagttactgtgagtaacttcctgaataaagaacatacttgttttaactAAAAATGGACCAGAGggacaaaaacctagagtttatgttgaagtgagacttcttatttgcacacaagctttattattttaatattttctatctgtaaacagtagatattgttattgaaagtactttgcactgttctgaTGT
It encodes:
- the ptcd1 gene encoding pentatricopeptide repeat-containing protein 1, mitochondrial; amino-acid sequence: MLAVRRCLRHWSQTSVSRFSLFSPESRTPPKLIAGLRVSNVRFAVLSAAPCRLSPGPSTRFLSLSASLRADVGPSPDPETFGSLSEDMSSRRSFRKSSPDLRDLRHRDDSAEEVEELRKLSRRPAGRRNTPYWYFLQCKKLIKENKLQEALDVFSRSMLQEERLQPEEFNYSVLIGGCGRAGQLKKAFKLYNDMKKRGLAATDATYTALFNACAESPSREAGLQHALKLEQELRRKNYALSTITYHALLKAHAFTNHLQACIHTLREMLQNGHAVTQETFHYLLMGCLKDKETGFRLALQVWRQMLRSGIVPDSKNYNLLLRTARDCGIGDPALASSVLLQPDCRNWKETEDAAEARCRGGIDVDLLERQLFLPQDVLSSSQTDGKHNGEEESSHLVPVRRTENISLPSDVAAVSTAPNLLDLFEGKGGAVLALSAVDTASDRVALIGGAQGFLDKMEANGLSPDLKTLTLLADTMEPGQQALQALLKAAKRHQVKLDVAFFNSAIRRAVRAGALEDAKGVLRVMRQRNVSLNLQTYGCLALGCDRQEEGLQLLRDIQDAGLRPNVHVFSALIGRAARRLDYIYLKALLKSMRNLSVWPNEVIIRQLEFAAQYPPNYNQYKSRNNYLVQIDGFRGYYQEWLRDLPAQSAEEEQSALQSATDVAVQRKEAADGLTEAQRNQRAAVRRYSRHRDKASNIGSTQEPL